From one Cyanobacterium stanieri PCC 7202 genomic stretch:
- a CDS encoding photosystem I reaction center subunit XII (PFAM: Photosystem I protein M (PsaM)~TIGRFAM: photosystem I reaction center subunit XII~InterPro IPR010010~KEGG: photosystem I reaction center subunit XII~PFAM: photosystem I M family protein~SPTR: Photosystem I reaction center subunit XII;~TIGRFAM: photosystem I reaction center subunit XII) — protein MPISDTQVFVALAIALVPAILAFRLSTELYK, from the coding sequence ATGCCTATTTCAGATACTCAAGTTTTTGTAGCTCTAGCCATTGCATTAGTACCTGCGATTCTTGCTTTCCGTCTATCTACCGAATTATATAAATAA
- a CDS encoding hypothetical protein (PFAM: Protein of unknown function (DUF2993)~KEGG: cyt:cce_3140 hypothetical protein~SPTR: Putative uncharacterized protein) translates to MLFGGLSLLEKSGDQILSSTVTSAIASLFKKTENLKINIKAEPIAKLFQGKMDGFEFVGQGMLMYNGLRLEAMDLYLQEVAIDFGSVFQGKVELTESIEAIMRVVLSEDDLTASFNTPFIIEKLQRLTYQGKNLFFQNTNIDINPDRTFNLSSEIRLGKNGEVIPVMIKSEMELQGRTKIQFTNAEYMGDEKSQNLARELINHVNNLLNLENFVLDGTNLTVDKFLVKDKQLVFYGMAQINHFPQNNK, encoded by the coding sequence ATGTTATTTGGTGGTCTAAGTCTATTAGAGAAAAGCGGAGATCAGATTCTTAGTAGTACTGTAACAAGTGCGATCGCATCTTTGTTTAAGAAAACAGAAAATCTAAAAATCAATATAAAAGCCGAACCCATTGCCAAACTATTTCAAGGTAAGATGGATGGTTTTGAGTTTGTGGGGCAAGGTATGTTGATGTACAATGGCTTACGTTTAGAAGCCATGGATTTATATTTACAGGAGGTTGCCATCGACTTCGGCTCTGTATTTCAGGGCAAGGTGGAGTTGACCGAATCCATTGAAGCTATTATGCGAGTAGTGTTGAGTGAAGATGATTTGACTGCTTCGTTTAATACTCCATTTATCATTGAAAAGTTACAAAGACTAACTTATCAGGGCAAAAATTTATTTTTCCAGAACACTAATATTGATATTAACCCCGATCGCACTTTTAATCTTTCTTCAGAAATTAGGTTAGGAAAAAATGGTGAAGTGATTCCTGTGATGATCAAGTCTGAGATGGAATTACAGGGACGCACCAAGATACAATTTACCAATGCTGAATATATGGGAGATGAAAAGTCACAAAATTTGGCGAGGGAATTGATTAATCATGTTAATAATTTACTTAATCTCGAAAACTTTGTCCTTGATGGTACTAATTTGACGGTGGATAAATTTTTGGTCAAGGATAAGCAATTGGTTTTTTATGGTATGGCACAAATCAACCATTTTCCCCAAAATAACAAGTAG
- a CDS encoding Abortive infection protein (PFAM: CAAX amino terminal protease family~InterPro IPR003675~KEGG: cyc:PCC7424_5328 abortive infection protein~PFAM: Abortive infection protein~SPTR: Abortive infection protein) produces the protein MIDLESNPITSTLINSNGIIKVILFLIIWGVVWLPIAFPLTRLIQWHPAAPISNSQKLTLIASLYLIAPWLAWGVMGKDLHQITLIFRASTLNFILWGYVIGIITIVFTDLSIFFLGWLKWKKPPDFFYAIVKTIPLLFLVSFLVAAVEELIFRGLFVNFLMEDYRLWTTAIISSGVFALLHLLWERKDTIPQLPGLFLMGMVLFYSVYLQDGSIALAVGIHGGWVLSLATLDTLDLYEYDDGVNPWLCGEKGKPLASLAGILVVVLAGLLLFFCFGR, from the coding sequence ATGATTGATTTGGAAAGCAATCCAATAACCTCCACCCTCATCAATAGCAATGGCATTATTAAAGTTATTTTGTTTTTGATAATATGGGGCGTTGTTTGGTTGCCGATTGCATTTCCTCTTACAAGGTTAATTCAGTGGCACCCTGCCGCCCCAATATCAAACTCTCAAAAACTAACACTAATTGCATCTCTTTACCTCATCGCTCCTTGGTTAGCTTGGGGAGTGATGGGGAAGGATTTGCATCAAATAACTTTGATTTTTAGGGCTAGCACTCTTAATTTTATCCTATGGGGTTACGTAATAGGAATTATTACTATCGTATTTACAGATTTGTCGATATTTTTCCTTGGATGGTTGAAGTGGAAAAAACCCCCTGACTTTTTTTACGCCATAGTAAAAACTATTCCCCTTTTATTTTTGGTTAGCTTCCTTGTCGCTGCGGTGGAAGAACTTATTTTTCGGGGCTTGTTTGTAAATTTTTTGATGGAAGATTATCGTCTCTGGACAACGGCAATTATTTCTAGCGGGGTATTTGCTTTACTTCATCTGTTATGGGAAAGAAAGGATACTATTCCTCAGTTACCCGGTTTATTTTTGATGGGGATGGTGTTGTTTTATTCGGTATATTTGCAAGATGGTAGTATTGCCCTTGCGGTGGGTATTCATGGGGGCTGGGTGCTGAGTCTGGCTACTCTGGATACCCTTGATTTGTATGAATATGATGATGGGGTTAACCCTTGGTTATGTGGTGAGAAGGGAAAGCCCTTGGCTAGTTTGGCGGGGATTTTGGTGGTAGTTTTAGCTGGTTTACTGTTATTTTTTTGCTTTGGGCGGTAA
- a CDS encoding transcriptional regulator, AbrB family (TIGRFAM: looped-hinge helix DNA binding domain, AbrB family~InterPro IPR006339~KEGG: ava:Ava_0524 AbrB family transcriptional regulator~SPTR: Similar to tr|P74426|P74426_SYNY3 Sll0359 protein;~TIGRFAM: transcriptional regulator, AbrB family) encodes MRKKYMTEVATTPLSGKELLQKVKELSDVPRRERARRCGYYTEAKNGKVRVNLTDFYDAVLSAKGVPLDPERTKDGRGREATFRVSVHKNGQIVIGSSYTQKMGLKPGDEFEIKLGYKHIHLKQVGEGDDFDMDDDN; translated from the coding sequence ATGAGGAAAAAATATATGACAGAAGTAGCAACTACACCTTTATCAGGGAAAGAGCTGTTACAGAAAGTAAAAGAATTATCTGATGTTCCCCGTCGTGAAAGAGCAAGACGTTGTGGCTACTATACCGAAGCAAAAAATGGTAAAGTTAGAGTTAATTTAACTGATTTTTATGACGCTGTTTTATCAGCAAAAGGAGTTCCGTTGGATCCTGAAAGGACTAAAGATGGAAGAGGAAGAGAAGCAACTTTTCGTGTGAGCGTTCATAAAAATGGTCAGATCGTTATTGGTTCTAGTTATACTCAAAAAATGGGTTTAAAACCGGGCGATGAATTTGAAATTAAGCTAGGTTATAAACATATTCATCTTAAACAAGTGGGAGAAGGGGACGATTTTGATATGGATGATGATAACTAA
- a CDS encoding succinate dehydrogenase subunit B (TIGRFAM: succinate dehydrogenase and fumarate reductase iron-sulfur protein~COGs: COG0479 Succinate dehydrogenase/fumarate reductase Fe-S protein subunit~InterPro IPR001041:IPR017896:IPR017900:IPR004489~KEGG: cyh:Cyan8802_0404 succinate dehydrogenase and fumarate reductase iron-sulfur protein~PRIAM: Succinate dehydrogenase~SPTR: Succinate dehydrogenase and fumarate reductase iron-sulfur protein;~TIGRFAM: succinate dehydrogenase and fumarate reductase iron-sulfur protein) — MKVTFKILRQNHNLDPYFQSYTLEVNQKNTILECLNRIKWEIDGSLTFRKNCRNTICGSCGMKINGRSALACKENVGQELSKISPTQDEKNPQIIISPLNNMPVIKDLVVNMNGFWNDLEKIEPYVSTKARNIPEKEFLQSPEERKLLEQTGNCILCGACYSECNAKEVNDHFTGPHALAKAYRMIDDSRDDYPAERLTKYNDIESGVWGCTRCYLCNEVCPMDVAPLDQITKIKGKILDRESRNSSTPVRHRKVLVDLVKAGGWVDERKFAVMVVGNYLRDLRGLLSLAPVGLKVLAAGKFPFSFEASEGVEEVRSLINSIQSVTQR; from the coding sequence ATGAAAGTTACTTTTAAAATTCTCCGTCAAAATCATAATTTAGATCCTTATTTTCAGAGTTACACCCTAGAGGTAAACCAAAAAAACACTATTCTTGAATGTCTAAACAGAATTAAGTGGGAAATCGATGGTAGCCTTACCTTTCGCAAAAACTGTCGCAACACAATTTGTGGCAGTTGCGGGATGAAAATTAATGGTCGATCTGCTTTGGCTTGTAAAGAAAATGTAGGGCAAGAATTAAGCAAAATTTCCCCCACACAAGATGAAAAAAACCCTCAAATAATCATTTCTCCGTTAAATAATATGCCCGTGATCAAGGATTTAGTAGTTAATATGAATGGCTTTTGGAATGATTTAGAAAAAATTGAACCCTACGTAAGTACAAAGGCAAGAAATATTCCTGAAAAAGAGTTTTTACAAAGTCCAGAAGAGAGAAAATTGTTGGAACAAACGGGCAATTGTATCCTCTGTGGTGCTTGTTACTCTGAATGTAATGCAAAAGAGGTTAATGATCATTTTACAGGTCCCCATGCTTTGGCAAAAGCCTATCGAATGATCGATGATTCTCGGGATGATTATCCAGCAGAAAGATTAACCAAATATAATGATATTGAATCGGGGGTGTGGGGTTGTACTCGTTGTTATTTGTGTAATGAGGTATGCCCCATGGATGTGGCACCTTTGGATCAGATTACTAAGATTAAGGGAAAAATTCTGGATAGGGAATCTCGTAATAGTAGTACCCCCGTACGTCATCGTAAGGTGTTGGTGGATTTGGTGAAGGCTGGGGGTTGGGTAGATGAGCGTAAGTTTGCGGTGATGGTGGTGGGCAATTATTTACGAGATTTGAGGGGTTTATTGAGTTTGGCCCCGGTGGGTTTAAAGGTTTTGGCGGCAGGAAAGTTCCCTTTTTCTTTTGAGGCTTCTGAAGGGGTGGAGGAAGTGCGATCGCTCATAAACAGTATTCAATCTGTTACACAACGATAA
- a CDS encoding hypothetical protein (KEGG: cyc:PCC7424_5093 hypothetical protein~SPTR: Putative uncharacterized protein), whose protein sequence is MTTILNQAGVSADDYCILGLATCFVREDGEIQEVEVIEPIPSAYWETMLRGVETSYKFVCAKTVGDILVNDSLQKPDEFPPQSQFCHNFTEMMLAATRTYKKKEEAQTHLPLGEKKADFNYSLSRKRILNNIKTVSDDDNVKQHPNTHKIL, encoded by the coding sequence ATGACCACGATATTAAATCAAGCAGGAGTATCCGCCGATGACTATTGTATTCTTGGTTTAGCCACTTGTTTTGTTCGGGAAGATGGAGAGATTCAAGAAGTAGAAGTAATTGAACCCATACCCTCTGCCTATTGGGAAACCATGCTGAGGGGAGTTGAAACTTCCTATAAATTTGTCTGTGCCAAAACCGTGGGAGACATCCTTGTCAATGACTCATTACAAAAGCCCGATGAATTTCCCCCCCAAAGTCAGTTTTGCCATAATTTCACAGAGATGATGTTGGCGGCAACCCGCACCTATAAGAAGAAAGAGGAGGCGCAGACACATCTACCCCTAGGAGAGAAAAAAGCTGACTTCAACTATTCTTTGAGCAGAAAAAGAATTTTAAATAATATAAAAACTGTCTCCGATGATGATAATGTAAAACAACATCCCAATACCCACAAGATTTTATAA
- a CDS encoding N-acetylmuramoyl-L-alanine amidase (PFAM: N-acetylmuramoyl-L-alanine amidase; Localisation of periplasmic protein complexes~COGs: COG0860 N-acetylmuramoyl-L-alanine amidase~InterPro IPR002508~KEGG: mar:MAE_55580 N-acetylmuramoyl-L-alanine amidase~PFAM: cell wall hydrolase/autolysin~PRIAM: N-acetylmuramoyl-L-alanine amidase~SMART: cell wall hydrolase/autolysin~SPTR: N-acetylmuramoyl-L-alanine amidase): MKFYSFILSCLTFIFLTTPAFAGRLISWRFEANQNRLVFTTDQSVQPTAQLISNPTRLVIDLPGTNLGRGTVNENLGGLITNLRIGQFDTNTTRVVVEIAQGYTIDPQRVRIQGISPTQWSVEIPQPERIPNPPPTPPSNNNTPSSSSSTNNTPTVANNNNNSSSSSRRSPLQISSSGILMGIDGGSSNTIRYSRSRDRRQIEFELQGVTLSNELINSWDVNEYGVSTIEVSQRNNSALVRMNVNPDSPDWQASFSRMGGLVLWPQGGMGRVESLSSNSGAKSVNAPITVAQANTGGSSRVTANQGRTLIESINFNGNDLVIRANQSLRGTGSWSQQDNTYQIRINNADLSPNFRNPELSSNSPLSRLRIWQPDSNTVILLVQPSPGMRIGRLNQPNDRSISLSLLGGRTATNVPTNNSTANNNDPTNNTAAIPVNPPSSTNINVTPPPANTTPPSNNRPNQSRPLVIIDPGHGGRDPGAIGIGGLQEKDVILPISQEVARILEQQGIQVRLTRNNDTFVSLEGRTNMANSLNADLFVSIHANAISMSRPDVNGLETYYFQTGRNLAATIHRNILQRLNIRDRNVRQARFYVLRNARMPSVLVETGFVTGREDAPRLRDPNFQRQMAQAIAAGIIEYVRTNRL; the protein is encoded by the coding sequence GTGAAATTCTATTCTTTTATTCTCAGTTGTTTAACCTTTATATTTTTGACTACTCCTGCTTTTGCCGGGAGGTTAATTTCTTGGCGTTTTGAAGCAAATCAAAATCGATTGGTTTTTACAACAGATCAAAGTGTACAACCCACCGCTCAATTAATTTCTAACCCTACTCGACTGGTAATTGATTTACCCGGTACGAATTTAGGTAGGGGTACCGTTAATGAAAACTTGGGTGGTCTAATTACTAATCTCAGAATAGGTCAATTTGATACTAATACCACAAGGGTGGTGGTAGAAATTGCCCAAGGTTATACTATTGATCCTCAAAGAGTCAGAATTCAAGGAATTTCTCCTACCCAATGGAGTGTTGAGATTCCTCAACCAGAAAGAATACCCAATCCTCCTCCGACTCCTCCTAGTAATAATAATACTCCTTCTAGTTCTTCCTCCACTAACAACACTCCTACGGTTGCTAACAATAACAATAATAGTAGTAGCAGTAGTAGAAGATCTCCTTTACAAATTTCTTCTAGTGGTATTTTGATGGGCATTGATGGTGGTTCTAGTAACACTATTCGTTATAGTCGTAGTCGCGATCGCCGTCAAATCGAGTTTGAGTTACAGGGAGTGACCCTATCCAACGAACTAATTAACTCTTGGGATGTCAACGAATATGGAGTCAGTACCATTGAGGTAAGCCAAAGAAACAATTCTGCACTGGTAAGAATGAATGTCAACCCTGATAGCCCTGACTGGCAAGCGAGTTTTAGTCGTATGGGAGGTTTGGTGTTGTGGCCTCAAGGGGGTATGGGTAGAGTTGAATCTTTATCCAGCAATTCGGGGGCGAAGTCGGTTAATGCTCCCATCACCGTAGCCCAGGCCAACACAGGAGGCTCTAGCCGAGTGACGGCAAATCAGGGAAGAACCCTCATTGAGTCTATAAATTTTAACGGTAATGATTTGGTTATTCGAGCCAATCAAAGTTTAAGGGGTACGGGTAGCTGGTCGCAACAGGATAATACTTATCAGATTCGGATTAATAATGCTGATTTATCCCCCAATTTCCGTAACCCTGAATTATCTTCCAATAGCCCTTTATCTAGGCTACGCATTTGGCAGCCCGATAGTAATACGGTTATTTTATTGGTTCAGCCTTCCCCCGGCATGAGAATTGGTCGTTTAAATCAGCCTAATGATCGCTCCATAAGTCTTTCTTTATTGGGTGGTCGTACTGCCACTAATGTCCCTACGAACAACTCCACAGCGAACAATAATGATCCGACCAACAATACCGCCGCTATTCCCGTTAATCCTCCTTCTTCTACCAATATTAATGTAACTCCTCCCCCTGCTAATACTACTCCTCCTAGTAATAATCGCCCTAATCAATCTCGTCCTTTGGTGATCATCGATCCCGGTCATGGAGGAAGAGATCCGGGGGCGATCGGTATTGGTGGTTTACAGGAAAAAGACGTTATTTTGCCAATTTCCCAAGAAGTTGCCCGAATTTTGGAACAACAAGGCATCCAAGTACGTCTAACTCGTAATAATGATACTTTTGTCAGTTTGGAGGGTCGCACTAATATGGCGAATAGCCTCAATGCTGATTTATTTGTAAGTATCCATGCTAATGCCATTAGTATGAGTCGTCCTGATGTTAATGGTTTGGAAACTTATTATTTCCAAACTGGTCGTAATTTGGCGGCGACGATTCACCGTAATATTTTACAACGGTTAAATATTCGAGATCGTAATGTTCGTCAGGCGAGGTTTTATGTACTTCGTAATGCCAGAATGCCCTCTGTTTTGGTGGAAACAGGATTTGTTACGGGTAGGGAAGATGCCCCTCGTCTCAGAGATCCTAATTTTCAAAGACAAATGGCACAGGCGATCGCCGCTGGAATTATAGAATATGTTAGGACAAATCGATTATAA
- a CDS encoding glutamate racemase (PFAM: Asp/Glu/Hydantoin racemase~TIGRFAM: glutamate racemase~COGs: COG0796 Glutamate racemase~InterPro IPR015942:IPR018187:IPR004391~KEGG: syn:slr1746 glutamate racemase~PFAM: Asp/Glu/hydantoin racemase~PRIAM: Glutamate racemase~SPTR: Glutamate racemase;~TIGRFAM: glutamate racemase) — protein MTNAFNNRIGVFDSGVGGLTVLRQIYRQLPQESILYFGDTKRLPYGTKSPQEILQFVREILSWMEKEEVKMVIMACNTSSALALEEVRAEFPFPILGLIHPGAKAAIKQGKRIGVISTVATASSNAYRNAINELEPDAKVWQIGCPEFVPLIEQNKIHDPYTKKVAQEYLEPLLRNRIDTLVYGCTHYPHLEGVLKEILPSYVKLVDPAYAVVRSTAKELEINGLRNREDALATRFCVSGDPEEFAQASKGWLGFTPHVEKIKLQPHFGIVDTPMEIRDNSEQDIYAESLIA, from the coding sequence ATGACAAATGCGTTTAACAACAGAATAGGTGTATTTGATAGCGGGGTGGGTGGGTTAACCGTATTACGACAGATCTACCGTCAACTACCTCAAGAATCTATCTTATACTTTGGAGACACTAAACGTCTTCCCTATGGTACAAAATCCCCCCAAGAAATCTTGCAGTTTGTCAGGGAAATTCTCTCTTGGATGGAAAAAGAAGAGGTCAAAATGGTTATCATGGCCTGTAATACTAGCTCTGCCCTTGCCCTTGAAGAAGTTAGGGCGGAGTTTCCTTTTCCTATTTTGGGTCTAATTCATCCGGGGGCGAAAGCTGCCATCAAGCAAGGTAAAAGGATTGGAGTTATTTCCACCGTTGCCACGGCTTCTAGTAATGCTTATCGCAATGCTATTAATGAATTAGAACCCGATGCGAAGGTTTGGCAAATCGGCTGTCCCGAATTTGTGCCTTTAATTGAACAAAATAAAATTCATGATCCCTACACCAAGAAAGTGGCTCAAGAATATCTCGAACCTTTATTGAGAAATAGGATTGATACCCTTGTGTATGGTTGTACTCACTATCCCCATTTAGAGGGAGTTTTAAAGGAGATTTTGCCCTCCTATGTGAAGTTAGTTGATCCTGCTTATGCGGTGGTTAGATCAACTGCGAAGGAGCTAGAAATCAATGGTTTGCGCAATCGAGAGGATGCTTTGGCTACTCGTTTTTGTGTTAGTGGAGATCCTGAAGAGTTTGCCCAAGCCTCTAAGGGGTGGCTAGGATTTACTCCCCACGTGGAAAAAATCAAGTTACAACCTCATTTTGGAATTGTCGATACTCCCATGGAAATAAGAGATAATTCTGAGCAGGATATTTATGCAGAAAGTTTGATTGCTTAG
- a CDS encoding Histone deacetylase (PFAM: Histone deacetylase domain~COGs: COG0123 Deacetylase including yeast histone deacetylase and acetoin utilization protein~InterPro IPR000286~KEGG: cyc:PCC7424_1532 histone deacetylase superfamily~PFAM: histone deacetylase superfamily~PRIAM: Histone deacetylase~SPTR: Histone deacetylase superfamily), protein MNLPVVYHADYVTPLPQEHRFPMPKFKLLYELLLKDGITSPTLTHQPLIASAEILQLVHHPHYVEQYCNGSLDTKALRRIGLPWSEGLVKRTCTAVAGTILTAQLALKYGLCCNTAGGTHHAFPEYGSGFCIFNDLAIASKYLLEHQLVEKILIVDLDVHQGDGTAYTFAHEPRVFTFSMHCEANFPYRKQTSDLDIPLPIGLDDDGYLQILASHLPHLLQEVRPDIVLYDGGVDTHRGDRLGKLCLTETGIYRREMQVLSTCLAQGYPVACVIGGGYSKDIHELVYRHSLLHRAAQECSKLL, encoded by the coding sequence ATGAATTTACCCGTCGTTTATCACGCTGATTATGTAACCCCCCTACCCCAAGAGCATCGTTTTCCCATGCCCAAATTTAAACTGCTCTACGAACTCTTACTCAAAGATGGCATTACTTCTCCTACCCTCACCCATCAGCCCCTCATAGCCAGTGCAGAGATATTACAATTAGTTCATCACCCCCACTATGTAGAACAATATTGTAATGGTAGTTTAGATACCAAAGCCCTGCGTCGTATCGGATTACCCTGGAGTGAAGGATTGGTAAAAAGAACTTGCACAGCGGTAGCAGGAACGATTTTAACCGCACAATTAGCCCTAAAATACGGTTTGTGTTGCAACACCGCAGGGGGTACTCACCATGCCTTTCCTGAATATGGATCTGGGTTCTGTATCTTTAATGATCTGGCGATCGCCTCTAAATATTTATTAGAACATCAGTTAGTCGAAAAAATCTTGATCGTGGACTTAGATGTCCATCAAGGGGATGGCACCGCCTACACCTTCGCCCATGAACCGAGGGTGTTTACCTTTTCCATGCACTGCGAAGCCAATTTTCCCTATCGTAAACAAACCAGCGACCTAGATATTCCCCTCCCCATAGGCTTGGATGATGATGGTTATTTACAAATCCTTGCCTCCCATCTACCCCATCTCCTCCAAGAAGTTCGACCCGATATAGTCCTTTATGATGGCGGTGTAGATACCCATAGGGGCGATCGGCTCGGCAAACTCTGCCTGACAGAAACAGGAATTTATCGTCGAGAAATGCAAGTTCTCAGTACCTGCCTAGCCCAAGGCTATCCCGTTGCCTGTGTCATTGGCGGAGGTTACAGTAAAGACATTCACGAATTAGTATATCGTCACTCCCTACTCCATCGTGCCGCCCAGGAATGTAGCAAACTACTGTAG
- a CDS encoding 1-(5-phosphoribosyl)-5-amino-4-imidazole- carboxylate (AIR) carboxylase (PFAM: AIR carboxylase~COGs: COG1691 NCAIR mutase (PurE)-related protein~InterPro IPR000031~KEGG: cyc:PCC7424_3810 1-(5-phosphoribosyl)-5-amino-4-imidazole-carboxylate (AIR) carboxylase~PFAM: 1-(5-phosphoribosyl)-5-amino-4-imidazole-carboxylate (AIR) carboxylase~SPTR: Putative phosphoribosylaminoimidazole carboxylase catalytic subunit): MSDRTSLEKLLEAIARGETTPQQGLEKLQHLSFQPLEDFAKIDHHRQLRTGFPEVIWSQGKTPEQIIQIMNAMRSQGTPLIMTTRLESDIAEIVSLGVPDLRYYPLAKIGAIGKIEQKYQGKISILTAGTADLPVAQEAAITAELCGFEVERLWDVGVAGIHRLLNHRHIIDNADVLIVVAGMEGALPSVVAGMAPCPVIAVPTSIGYGTSFGGVAPLLTMLNSCATGMGVVNIDNGFGAAMLAGQILRLANRFTNRKKNPHGR; the protein is encoded by the coding sequence ATGAGCGATCGCACTTCCTTGGAAAAACTATTAGAAGCCATTGCCCGAGGGGAAACTACCCCCCAACAAGGACTAGAAAAATTACAGCATCTTAGCTTTCAACCCCTAGAAGATTTTGCCAAAATTGATCATCATCGTCAATTGCGCACAGGTTTCCCCGAGGTCATTTGGAGTCAGGGAAAAACCCCTGAACAAATTATTCAAATTATGAACGCCATGCGATCGCAAGGTACTCCGTTAATCATGACCACTCGCCTAGAATCAGACATTGCCGAAATTGTATCCCTCGGAGTGCCTGACCTCAGATATTATCCCCTTGCCAAAATAGGGGCGATCGGCAAAATAGAACAAAAATACCAAGGAAAAATCTCCATCCTCACCGCAGGAACCGCCGATTTACCAGTAGCCCAAGAAGCCGCCATCACCGCCGAACTATGCGGCTTTGAAGTCGAAAGACTGTGGGATGTAGGGGTAGCAGGAATCCATCGACTTTTAAACCATCGCCATATTATTGATAATGCCGATGTATTGATTGTCGTCGCAGGAATGGAGGGCGCTCTGCCCAGTGTCGTAGCAGGTATGGCACCCTGCCCCGTCATTGCCGTACCCACAAGCATCGGCTATGGTACTAGCTTTGGCGGAGTAGCCCCCCTGCTCACCATGCTTAACTCCTGTGCCACAGGCATGGGAGTAGTTAACATTGACAACGGATTTGGGGCCGCCATGTTGGCAGGGCAGATTTTACGGTTAGCAAATCGCTTCACCAACCGAAAAAAAAATCCCCATGGGAGGTAA
- a CDS encoding hypothetical protein (KEGG: cyc:PCC7424_4615 hypothetical protein~SPTR: Putative uncharacterized protein): MNESYNNAIEEQSLNRDERVKQLRNMIDTLHIAEDISSNGYLITSSELADLMDINASAVTSRGEEWAWRNWIVSRVRREGNQILWQLERVEKIMDD, translated from the coding sequence ATGAATGAATCCTATAATAATGCCATTGAAGAACAGTCCTTAAATCGTGATGAAAGAGTAAAACAACTCAGAAATATGATTGACACTTTACACATTGCTGAAGATATATCCAGTAATGGTTATTTAATCACCAGTTCTGAGTTGGCGGATTTAATGGATATAAATGCTAGTGCTGTCACCAGTAGGGGTGAGGAATGGGCTTGGCGCAATTGGATTGTCTCTAGGGTTAGGCGAGAAGGTAATCAAATTTTGTGGCAGTTGGAGAGGGTAGAAAAAATAATGGATGATTAG